The following are from one region of the Microbacterium paraoxydans genome:
- a CDS encoding metalloregulator ArsR/SmtB family transcription factor, which produces MNAVLTTQGDTCSPVASHAIGVDAATSVASTLKALSDPLRLRMLSAIASDPRGESCVCDLAELAEVSQPTVSHHLKVLKDVDVLTSERRGTWVWYRINPNLRSAVTALLESFAPATLAPWSVSDGRDEPRPDFDARVTHLADELAAEVPELDPNVVLTIVRESYTALARTARVTSALVPLTERFARQRLADLTRDRDSAVPQVLFVCVANAGRSQLAAALVNKMAGGKVVARSAGSAPADVIHPHVRSILAEIEGDAAVERFPKPLTDDAVRAADVVITMGCGDVCPIIPGVRYDDWAVGDPALASRDGVEAIRDDIAGRVRALVEDLLP; this is translated from the coding sequence ATGAACGCCGTGCTGACCACCCAGGGTGACACCTGCAGTCCCGTCGCCAGCCACGCAATCGGCGTCGATGCGGCCACCTCGGTCGCCTCTACTCTGAAGGCGCTGTCGGATCCGCTCCGTCTTCGGATGCTGTCTGCCATCGCATCCGACCCTCGAGGGGAGTCGTGCGTCTGCGATCTCGCCGAGCTCGCCGAGGTTTCCCAGCCGACGGTCTCTCACCATCTGAAGGTGCTCAAGGACGTCGATGTCCTCACCTCGGAGCGGCGTGGAACCTGGGTCTGGTATCGGATCAACCCGAACCTGCGCAGCGCCGTCACGGCCCTGCTGGAATCCTTCGCGCCCGCGACGCTCGCACCGTGGAGTGTCTCTGACGGCCGCGATGAGCCGCGGCCCGACTTCGACGCGCGGGTGACCCATCTCGCAGATGAACTCGCAGCAGAAGTCCCCGAGCTCGACCCCAATGTCGTGCTCACCATCGTCCGCGAGTCCTACACCGCCCTCGCCCGCACCGCGCGAGTCACCTCAGCACTCGTGCCACTGACCGAACGCTTCGCACGTCAGCGACTCGCCGACCTCACACGGGACCGCGACTCTGCTGTGCCCCAGGTGCTCTTCGTCTGTGTCGCCAACGCGGGGCGTTCGCAGCTCGCCGCCGCGCTCGTCAACAAGATGGCGGGCGGCAAGGTCGTGGCTCGCTCGGCAGGATCGGCTCCTGCCGACGTCATCCATCCTCACGTCCGGTCGATTCTCGCCGAGATCGAAGGTGACGCTGCCGTCGAGCGCTTTCCGAAGCCGCTCACCGATGATGCCGTCCGTGCGGCGGACGTCGTCATCACGATGGGCTGCGGAGATGTCTGCCCGATCATCCCCGGCGTCCGTTACGACGACTGGGCAGTCGGCGATCCTGCTCTCGCATCGCGTGACGGTGTCGAAGCCATCCGTGACGACATCGCCGGCCGCGTGCGCGCGCTCGTCGAAGACCTTCTCCCTTGA
- a CDS encoding arsenate reductase ArsC, protein MTDTTTKPSVLFVCVHNAGRSQMAAGFLRDIAGDRIEVRSAGSMPADQINPTAVEAMNELGIDITAEQPKILTTEAVQASDVVITMGCGDACPFFPGKRYEDWKLDDPAGQGIDAVRPIRDDIKARIEQLVSELV, encoded by the coding sequence ATGACTGACACGACCACCAAGCCCTCCGTTCTCTTCGTCTGCGTCCACAACGCCGGACGCTCGCAGATGGCCGCCGGATTCCTCCGCGACATCGCCGGCGACCGCATTGAGGTCCGCTCCGCCGGCTCCATGCCCGCCGACCAGATCAACCCGACTGCCGTCGAAGCGATGAATGAACTCGGGATCGACATCACCGCCGAGCAGCCCAAGATCCTGACGACCGAGGCCGTGCAGGCATCCGATGTCGTCATCACGATGGGATGCGGTGACGCCTGCCCGTTCTTCCCCGGCAAGCGCTACGAGGACTGGAAGCTCGACGACCCGGCCGGCCAGGGCATCGACGCCGTGCGTCCCATCCGTGACGACATCAAGGCGCGAATCGAGCAGCTGGTGAGCGAACTCGTCTAA
- a CDS encoding zinc-ribbon domain-containing protein, with protein sequence MISTQAWAKRPKWHHLETPRSYAQRQCHAAGVPFDFAERALTSRAQPNIHRVWIDDEAAARTVEATAGRPAGHYLRMKRLAQPDSTRAYPQRFLCRLCSAGETIEQIPHDRENFCLRHPGQMVWVGPGTELDTQVIVPFDPTLRNAELSFRRLVATGRVTTQLHSQVWAMVRDNDMLSAQNGETGQDPSLMSAVREIDRRAHLYRATVRVLQILSNRSHCARWRTQPAADLRLDINATLGIANSDILVERVVLWLRPLRRHTIPTKFRPLEPALDTVDVPRILDATANYPLWILRHPKAISEWDWDRNPPTRDPWSGVDVSHKAWWLCEEGHSWEASPHVRGFAKTNCSYCIGMDFWPGHTDLGTLRPDIAAEWDTTPGVNRGGPHHVSVTSARKINWRCAARQHTWPAQVRSRTTLESGCPYCAGSRAIPGETDLVTLHPGLAAEWDYQRNDSSITPETVTPGSDRVVWWHGPCDHSWDAAVGDRCSGHGCPYCSNQRTLAGFNDLATTHPQLAEQWDHVNSKTPCEVTAGSDFPAVWRCALGHRWELPVWGRTKDKTGCPVCANRVVLAGFNDLGTLDPHLASEWDHKAGANDRTPSEVTVSSQYEARWRCVKGHTWPATVANRHAGSGCPSCSGRVAIPGTTDLATLRPDIAAQWDPSNDCSPNQVTVSSHVKVSWNCHRNHSWPATVKNRTCGHGCPYCAGKLPIPGENDLATLRPDLAKQWDPANALSPTEVTVGSGRKVMWICACGYSWPSTIQTRTRRPHAHCPECRK encoded by the coding sequence ATGATCAGCACGCAGGCGTGGGCGAAACGACCCAAGTGGCATCATCTTGAGACGCCACGCTCCTACGCGCAGCGGCAATGCCACGCCGCAGGAGTGCCGTTCGATTTCGCCGAGAGGGCGCTGACCAGCCGAGCGCAACCGAACATCCACCGCGTCTGGATCGACGATGAAGCGGCCGCTCGGACGGTCGAGGCGACGGCAGGGCGCCCGGCCGGTCATTACCTCCGCATGAAACGTCTAGCGCAACCGGACTCCACACGGGCCTATCCGCAGCGCTTCCTGTGCCGCCTATGCAGTGCCGGGGAGACGATCGAGCAGATTCCCCACGATCGGGAAAACTTCTGTCTCCGACACCCGGGGCAGATGGTGTGGGTCGGTCCCGGAACGGAACTCGATACCCAGGTGATCGTTCCCTTCGATCCCACGCTTCGGAACGCGGAACTCTCCTTCCGTCGACTCGTCGCTACTGGTCGAGTCACCACGCAACTGCACAGTCAAGTGTGGGCCATGGTGCGCGACAACGACATGCTCTCCGCCCAGAACGGAGAGACCGGGCAGGATCCGTCCTTGATGAGCGCGGTACGCGAGATCGATCGCCGCGCACATCTGTACCGCGCGACGGTGCGCGTTCTGCAGATCTTGTCCAATCGTTCGCACTGCGCACGATGGCGCACTCAGCCGGCGGCAGATCTACGACTCGACATCAACGCAACGTTGGGCATCGCCAACAGCGACATCCTCGTCGAACGGGTGGTTCTCTGGCTCCGACCCCTCCGCCGCCACACCATCCCCACGAAGTTCCGCCCCCTGGAACCCGCCCTCGACACCGTCGACGTCCCCCGCATCCTCGACGCCACCGCCAACTACCCGCTATGGATCCTCCGACACCCGAAAGCCATCTCCGAATGGGACTGGGATCGCAACCCGCCCACCCGAGACCCCTGGTCGGGAGTAGATGTCTCCCACAAAGCCTGGTGGTTGTGCGAAGAGGGGCACTCCTGGGAAGCAAGCCCCCACGTGCGAGGCTTTGCCAAAACGAACTGCTCATACTGCATCGGCATGGACTTCTGGCCTGGACATACCGACCTCGGCACCCTGCGGCCAGACATCGCCGCGGAATGGGACACCACCCCAGGAGTCAACCGCGGGGGCCCCCATCACGTCAGCGTCACCTCCGCACGGAAAATTAACTGGCGGTGTGCGGCTCGACAGCACACCTGGCCTGCCCAGGTGCGCTCCCGCACCACGCTAGAAAGCGGCTGCCCCTATTGCGCCGGCAGCCGGGCGATACCGGGTGAAACAGACTTAGTCACTCTTCACCCCGGCCTCGCAGCAGAGTGGGACTACCAACGCAACGACAGTTCCATCACACCGGAGACAGTCACCCCCGGATCAGACCGTGTGGTCTGGTGGCACGGCCCCTGCGACCATAGCTGGGACGCGGCTGTCGGCGACCGTTGCTCAGGACACGGGTGTCCGTACTGCTCCAACCAACGCACCCTCGCTGGTTTCAACGACCTCGCCACCACCCACCCTCAACTCGCCGAACAGTGGGACCACGTGAACTCCAAGACTCCTTGCGAGGTCACCGCGGGTTCGGATTTCCCCGCAGTATGGCGTTGCGCGCTGGGTCACAGGTGGGAACTCCCCGTCTGGGGCCGTACGAAGGACAAGACGGGCTGCCCCGTGTGCGCGAATCGCGTCGTCTTGGCAGGATTCAATGACTTGGGAACTCTCGACCCTCACTTGGCTTCGGAATGGGACCACAAAGCAGGCGCGAACGACCGGACACCGTCCGAAGTGACCGTCAGCAGCCAATACGAAGCCCGATGGCGCTGCGTGAAGGGTCACACCTGGCCAGCGACAGTCGCCAACCGACACGCTGGCTCAGGTTGCCCCTCATGCTCCGGCCGCGTTGCCATCCCTGGTACAACCGACCTCGCAACGCTTCGGCCAGACATCGCCGCTCAATGGGATCCCAGCAACGACTGCTCACCGAATCAGGTCACAGTCTCATCCCACGTGAAGGTGTCATGGAACTGCCATCGCAACCACTCGTGGCCGGCGACAGTCAAGAATCGGACGTGCGGCCACGGCTGCCCCTACTGCGCAGGAAAGCTGCCCATCCCTGGCGAGAACGACCTTGCGACTCTGCGCCCCGACCTCGCCAAGCAATGGGACCCAGCGAACGCCCTCTCTCCTACCGAGGTCACCGTCGGGTCGGGTCGAAAAGTCATGTGGATCTGTGCGTGCGGATACTCGTGGCCGTCCACGATTCAGACCAGAACCCGCAGACCTCACGCCCACTGCCCCGAATGTCGCAAGTAG
- a CDS encoding TniB family NTP-binding protein has translation MKITPLVLHHDRKTSLAGLREAFDAEPASPPKITFRQYRDLDSEARELYDQAREDFLRLTLRVKTREQAVCARILEDLIRINPRLKNSRRGLMISAPMFSGKTELALLLARSVERRHAAQHPDYLRDGDAPVVWVEMTEHSTGKALLAQIVEFLAPTIVLPKQIATDRLRKLAVEALHRHGTKLLVIDEAHKLGGTEPSSVIKALQNESCATVVLVGINLDQAFKTGDGLQVSARCDFVTLDKIDPAVQEDFEQWIKWVATFDSFLPLCGHAHGLLTRNAGTLVHAADGKLAVLAMIVDRLVASILRDESRTSETVTRERLFGVLDTLRRTTLNTHNVTLDDLVDAA, from the coding sequence ATGAAGATCACCCCACTCGTCCTCCACCATGACCGCAAGACCAGCCTTGCAGGGCTTCGAGAAGCATTCGACGCCGAGCCCGCATCCCCGCCGAAGATCACCTTCCGTCAGTACAGAGATCTGGACAGTGAAGCTCGAGAGCTATACGACCAAGCTCGCGAAGACTTTCTCCGGCTGACGCTGAGGGTGAAGACACGCGAGCAAGCGGTCTGCGCTCGCATTCTGGAGGACCTCATCCGGATCAACCCTCGGCTGAAGAACTCGCGGCGCGGGCTGATGATATCCGCGCCGATGTTCTCCGGCAAGACAGAGCTCGCTCTCCTGTTGGCTCGATCCGTAGAACGCAGACACGCAGCCCAACACCCCGACTACCTCAGAGACGGAGACGCACCGGTCGTCTGGGTGGAGATGACCGAACACTCGACCGGAAAAGCTCTCCTTGCCCAGATCGTGGAGTTTCTCGCCCCCACCATCGTTCTCCCCAAACAGATCGCCACCGACAGGCTGAGGAAGCTTGCCGTCGAGGCCCTCCACCGTCACGGCACGAAGCTGCTCGTGATTGACGAAGCGCACAAGCTCGGCGGGACTGAACCCTCCAGTGTCATCAAAGCCCTCCAGAACGAGTCTTGTGCGACCGTCGTCCTGGTTGGAATCAATCTCGACCAAGCATTCAAGACGGGCGACGGCCTGCAAGTCAGCGCACGATGTGACTTCGTCACACTCGACAAGATCGACCCCGCCGTCCAAGAGGACTTCGAACAATGGATCAAATGGGTCGCCACCTTCGACAGCTTCCTACCACTATGCGGGCACGCCCACGGCCTTCTCACCCGCAACGCCGGCACGCTAGTCCACGCCGCCGACGGGAAACTCGCCGTTCTCGCGATGATCGTGGACCGCCTAGTCGCGTCCATCTTGCGCGACGAATCGCGCACCTCGGAGACCGTAACCCGCGAGCGACTCTTCGGGGTTCTCGACACTCTCCGGCGCACCACGCTCAACACACACAACGTCACCCTTGACGACTTGGTGGACGCCGCATGA
- a CDS encoding Mu transposase C-terminal domain-containing protein codes for MSDERKLKLGDSFEIDGESWVWVHIIPGLEVKLRSEHAPDRHLIMSVDEFLLQAGTAQRDRSVSLRPDGDAWPTDVCDMEAHLLEAFTGRPMDPLASASRAQYDPALTTQNARVDAKLLELKGTSLGRARSTLHLLWKTYQQDGAAGLNARMHRKGEQRLSISRADARLVTIIDRFLDRQTDKSTSSKRRCAVLVRRELETTYPGDPLCEIKARTLQGYINERAAGRYSFDKATTRRNTDNSPKRQYYSGAAYQLGERCEIDSTKLDVLVWDENSEFRPTLTVLLDVASRVPLAWAIHADSPGGFDHALLLARAVIGRKAVPGSGAATLAGSATLPSDLMKQVNPYLTDDSLALPWIFPRSITIDGGADFRSRTFRDACSAYGIHRELAPSRTPTVKPHVERNFGTLSTDFAAWLAGFVGNSVAHRAAKDDPTLTLDSLRLILDSWITNIYLNRPHRGLKSTSSPGRIFTPNQMYTELFAVGPGVPVPFGVEEYLALLPTERRMIGRAGIELHNRRYDSSHLEDLRNRSLTGAEPGSAKARKFPVSFDPYNANAVWVRHPETGVWIECWDIALREKTAPMVAEIDMKLLARYPDAAIDDPDRRREWIDHVESRERGDKRKRTQHKREQQRLKVEAQREPGPSTTTPIPLRQWAKPVDISTIDWTSPDIDLAQAEELDS; via the coding sequence GTGTCCGATGAACGCAAACTGAAGCTCGGAGACTCTTTCGAGATTGACGGCGAGAGCTGGGTCTGGGTCCACATCATTCCTGGCCTGGAGGTGAAGCTCCGCTCTGAACACGCGCCCGATCGACACCTGATCATGTCCGTAGACGAGTTCCTGCTCCAGGCCGGAACAGCCCAACGGGATCGCAGCGTATCTCTTCGACCGGACGGGGATGCATGGCCGACCGACGTATGCGATATGGAAGCCCATCTCCTTGAGGCGTTCACGGGCAGGCCGATGGATCCGTTGGCCTCCGCTTCTCGGGCACAATACGACCCTGCGCTGACAACTCAGAACGCACGCGTTGACGCGAAGCTGCTCGAGCTAAAAGGCACGTCACTTGGGCGAGCGCGCAGCACCTTACACCTCCTGTGGAAGACGTACCAGCAAGACGGTGCAGCCGGGCTGAATGCCCGCATGCATCGCAAGGGCGAGCAGCGACTCTCCATCAGCCGGGCAGATGCACGGCTGGTGACGATCATCGATCGATTCCTCGATCGCCAAACGGACAAGTCGACGAGCAGCAAACGCCGGTGCGCTGTCTTGGTGAGGCGAGAGCTCGAGACCACTTACCCGGGCGATCCTCTATGCGAGATCAAGGCTCGCACCCTCCAGGGCTACATCAACGAGCGGGCGGCCGGCCGTTACAGCTTCGACAAAGCGACCACCCGGCGAAACACCGATAACAGCCCCAAGCGTCAGTACTACTCCGGGGCTGCCTATCAACTTGGGGAGCGATGCGAGATCGATTCAACGAAACTCGACGTTCTCGTCTGGGATGAGAACAGTGAGTTCCGGCCGACACTCACCGTGCTTCTCGATGTCGCAAGCCGGGTACCGCTCGCTTGGGCGATTCACGCGGACAGCCCTGGCGGATTCGACCATGCACTCCTGCTCGCCCGGGCTGTCATCGGGCGCAAAGCCGTACCTGGTTCGGGAGCAGCCACCCTCGCGGGATCAGCCACGTTGCCTTCTGACCTGATGAAGCAGGTGAACCCCTACCTCACTGACGATTCTCTGGCCCTCCCGTGGATCTTCCCGCGATCGATCACTATCGACGGCGGAGCAGATTTTCGGTCCCGCACGTTCAGAGATGCCTGCAGCGCGTACGGAATCCACAGGGAACTTGCCCCCTCCAGAACGCCGACGGTAAAGCCACACGTAGAGCGCAACTTCGGCACCCTCTCGACAGACTTCGCCGCATGGCTGGCCGGTTTCGTGGGGAACTCCGTCGCCCATCGGGCCGCCAAAGACGACCCCACCCTCACCCTGGATTCGCTTCGCCTCATCCTCGACAGCTGGATAACGAACATCTACCTGAACAGGCCTCACCGTGGCTTGAAGTCGACGAGCTCCCCAGGGCGCATCTTCACCCCGAATCAGATGTACACCGAACTGTTCGCTGTAGGACCCGGCGTCCCGGTGCCTTTCGGAGTTGAGGAGTACCTCGCGCTCTTGCCCACGGAACGGCGCATGATCGGTCGTGCAGGGATCGAACTCCACAATCGCCGCTACGACTCATCCCACCTGGAAGATCTCCGCAATCGCTCCCTCACGGGCGCTGAACCGGGATCCGCGAAAGCCAGGAAATTCCCAGTGAGCTTCGACCCCTACAACGCCAATGCCGTCTGGGTGCGTCACCCAGAAACCGGTGTGTGGATCGAGTGCTGGGACATCGCTCTGCGGGAGAAGACAGCACCGATGGTCGCCGAGATCGACATGAAACTCCTTGCCCGATACCCCGACGCCGCAATCGACGATCCCGACCGCCGCCGCGAGTGGATCGACCACGTCGAAAGTCGCGAACGAGGAGACAAACGGAAGCGCACCCAGCACAAACGGGAGCAACAGCGCCTCAAGGTCGAAGCGCAACGTGAACCAGGCCCCTCGACAACGACACCGATCCCACTACGGCAATGGGCCAAACCCGTCGACATCAGCACCATCGATTGGACATCCCCCGACATAGATCTCGCGCAAGCAGAGGAGCTTGATTCATGA
- a CDS encoding TnsA-like heteromeric transposase endonuclease subunit — protein MMKPAEIARMIARRRFSKESELHWVPRDHRSETGYANNTSFAPVDRSLGRLDWSVIDPMKVRVSKGASHFFTGSEYFWSRTRSHVWCESQFERDELMWLDFAGQVERVWSQPFGVVFGVRSPMAGHWHVPDFLLQMSDGSYAVRDVKPKERIDESVQLQFDETARLSATLGWHYEVLSGHSVHATRVVEWLSASRHDRCRPSADIEDKILDAATQGKTRRELCELASPDCPLLACAWVDNLAWRRLLALDLSSVFNSNTLLTTAHRERTDAISVR, from the coding sequence ATGATGAAGCCAGCTGAGATCGCACGGATGATCGCTCGTCGACGGTTCTCGAAAGAGTCGGAGCTGCACTGGGTGCCGCGTGATCATCGTTCGGAGACTGGCTATGCGAACAACACCTCGTTCGCACCGGTCGACCGAAGTCTCGGCCGTTTGGATTGGTCTGTCATCGACCCCATGAAGGTTCGAGTATCGAAGGGCGCCAGCCACTTCTTCACAGGATCTGAGTACTTCTGGAGTCGCACCCGCAGCCACGTGTGGTGTGAGTCTCAGTTCGAGCGCGACGAGTTGATGTGGCTCGATTTTGCCGGACAGGTCGAAAGGGTGTGGTCGCAGCCGTTTGGCGTGGTGTTCGGCGTCCGCTCACCGATGGCCGGTCATTGGCACGTGCCGGATTTCTTGTTGCAGATGTCGGACGGCTCCTACGCCGTCCGAGATGTGAAGCCGAAGGAACGCATCGACGAGTCCGTGCAACTGCAGTTCGATGAAACCGCACGGCTGTCGGCAACGCTCGGCTGGCACTACGAGGTGCTCTCCGGTCACAGCGTCCATGCGACTCGCGTGGTCGAATGGTTGTCGGCGTCGCGTCATGACCGTTGCAGGCCGTCGGCGGACATCGAGGACAAGATCCTCGACGCAGCTACTCAGGGCAAAACACGCCGGGAGTTGTGTGAGCTGGCGTCTCCAGATTGCCCGCTTCTAGCGTGCGCATGGGTTGACAACCTCGCCTGGCGCAGACTTCTCGCGCTCGACTTGTCGTCCGTATTCAATAGCAACACGCTACTGACTACCGCACATCGGGAGAGAACGGACGCGATCAGTGTCCGATGA